In the Campylobacter lari genome, TATTTAAACCAACACAAACTTATGCATAAGCAAATCACCAGCTCAATGATAAAACTCATACAAAGCATAAAAAGCACTAATGACTTAAAAGAAAAATTATATATAGTGGTTAATTCATGGCTTATAGAACATATTATTCAGCATGATATGATGATAGAACACTGGAGACAAAGCACACAAGTAAAAAATTCTTCAGACACTTTCGAAGAAGAAAAACCAAAACCAAAAAAATTTTTATATCAATGTCAATGTGAAGGAAAAACTCACAAAGTCCCTTATGATATTCATTTAAAAATGCAATATTCTAAAGTACAATTTAAATGCAAAGAATGCTCTGCTAATTTAATTTTATGCAAAGAAAAAACTGAAATTTAACAAAAATTAATCATAGTTTAAAATATTGTAAATTATAATGCCTGCAAAACTCTGCCAAATATAAACAAGGAGTTAACATGCTACCAAAATGGTGTGATAAATACAGTATTCACAATAATGAAATCGACAAACAGCACAAAAAACTTTTTGAACTCGCTGCTAATGTTGAGATGATTTCAGATAAACCCATTCATAAAGGACAAATCAAATTTTTACTTGCAGATTTTTTTAACTATATGAAAGAACATTTCGCTGAAGAAGAAAAATATATGGCAAAAATAGGCTATCCTGAACTTGCTAATCATCAAAAAATTCACAAAAGCATTATTCAATCTATGATAGATTTAATTCAAAATATCAAAAGCACTAATGATTTAAAAGAAAAACTCAATATCATCGCATCAAAATGGCTATTAGAGCATATCTTAAGAGAAGATATGAAAATAGAAAAATGGCATCAAACACAGTTAAACAAAAAAGACAATGAAACAACTTCAGAAGATTTGCAAGAATTTTATGAGTATATTTGCTCATGTGCTGATAAAAT is a window encoding:
- a CDS encoding bacteriohemerythrin encodes the protein MLPEWDQKYSINNVKIDAQHQKLFELAARVEEISDRPIYQVELKKLIAEFFNYIKIHFQDEENYMAEINYPYLNQHKLMHKQITSSMIKLIQSIKSTNDLKEKLYIVVNSWLIEHIIQHDMMIEHWRQSTQVKNSSDTFEEEKPKPKKFLYQCQCEGKTHKVPYDIHLKMQYSKVQFKCKECSANLILCKEKTEI
- a CDS encoding bacteriohemerythrin, which gives rise to MLPKWCDKYSIHNNEIDKQHKKLFELAANVEMISDKPIHKGQIKFLLADFFNYMKEHFAEEEKYMAKIGYPELANHQKIHKSIIQSMIDLIQNIKSTNDLKEKLNIIASKWLLEHILREDMKIEKWHQTQLNKKDNETTSEDLQEFYEYICSCADKIHKVPCEIHQKIQKTNASYKCKTCQEAIRLK